CTCTGTCGTCGCGCGGCTGCCGCGTGACCCATCTGCAAGGGCGCTCGACGCGAATGAGAATGAAGCACTGGCTGCAAGAAAGGCACAGACCCGTACGAAGATGTTGTTTGGGAAGCCAACGGTTACCATTCCGAATCTTTCTTTACTTCACGAATCGAGGAACGTCCAGCCGCGATTTACGTGCTTGCTATCGAATTTGCAGCCGCATCGCCAGCTTTGCTTTCCCAAGGTTGCCGCAGCTCGAGCTGTCTTGCGTCGAGCGAACCTTTTTCCAAGAGGCCGGTCTTGGCATCGTGAATGCGCCATTCGAGGGTCTGTCGGCCAAGCGGTTGCGCTTCGACAAACACGCACCGTAATTCGCCGGCGTCGAATTGGCATTGCTCTTGCACTGCACGCAAGAGTTGTTCATTGTGCAGGTGACCGTCGCCGAAGTTGTACCCGAGCACCATTCCTGCAATGATTTCCCCGTCCACGTATTCGTAATCCTCGAATCGATCCACGGCTTTGGGCAAGAGGACCGACAACGCGCGGCCATGCAGATGCATCAAGCGAAAGGCGAATACTTTTCCTACGAGACCCACGGACGTCCGGCGGTCATAAAATCGATCCAGTTGATCGTATACCCACTGCGAGCTTTTCGTGACTTTTTCCAGCTTGCGATGGCTTCCGTCGCGAAATAGCCAAATTCCATACGCCCAATTCCCAGCGTAATACCGCATCGCGAACAAGAACGAGACGGCCGAAGGAACGAGGTTTCCCAAAAGCGGAATGCCAACGAGCGCGAAGAGGAGAAATACGCCGAGCGGCCAGGGGCCAACGTCCATAATGGTGACGTCTGGATGTGCCCAGAAAAGCGCGAACCCGCCATAAACGACCATGAAATTCCATTCGATGGGCACGCCCATGGGCACGTTGCTCGTAATGTAGCCGTGGAGCATGAGCATGAGGACCATGCCGACGACGAGCGACGTGCCTCCGGGACTCCATATCAGAACGAGCGGAACGGCCAATTCGAGTAAGGTTCCGCCATGAGCCATCCAGACGGCGAGCCTTGATGGGCGGAGATCGTCCGGGAAATGTCGATACATGCGACGGCGTATCCACGCGGCTCGCGTAAACGGCCCATTGCTCGTCATGACGGCGACGACCGTTGGAAAGTGCGCGCTCAGCTTGGAGACGCCGGCCCAAAACCAAAGCGCGAGCTGCACGGCCTTGGCGCCCGCAATCCATTGGTTTGCAAATGCAAAACACAATAGCGTGGTCCAATAATGTTCCCCGCGCGCAGCGATGAAAATTGTCTTGTCCAGCACGCCGAGAATGGGAAATAACGCGACGATGGGCAGGAATTCTTCGAGGCCCGGTGTTTTGGAGACGAGCGCGCGGACGAGGCAAATGATGGCGGCGGCGTAAAACGCGACATCGAGCAAGCTGCGGCGCGTTCCACTAATGATTGGCACTTGTTCGAAGACAGGCAGCTTCGTCGTCCCCGGACGCAAAAAATACAAAAACCCGCCAATGGGTGGATAATACCGGCCCGTGAGGGGTCCACTGCCACATCCGAGCCCGAGCACCTCGAAGAGCATGCTCCAAAGAATCGCTTTTTGAAACGCGACGGGATCGAGCCACCAGGAATCGATGGTTTGAAGTTCGCCGAGGCCCGGCGTGAAGCCGCAAAAAAAGGCCCACCCGCCAATGTACAGCACGACCTTCAATGCATAGACGAGGTAGATGGCGAGCGGCGTCCCGTATCCTTGCAAGGCCCACGATTCGCACGCCATGCGCGCTCGTTCGGCAAAGGGGCGCTTGATCCATTCGAGTGGGTCGTAGGGAGGCGGAATCGGATCGAGCAAGCCCATGCTTCGCACGATGCCGAAAATGCACCGCTAACGCAAGTGTTCTGTCGTTGGGTGATCGAAATCGATGGCGAGTCGATTTACGACATCGGAATGCTCCACTCACGAATCGCTGCAGAGAGTCGCACGAGCGCTTCGCGTTGCTTGTCGTGATCGAGGGCGGCGGGGGGCGGCGTCATACTTTTGCGGTTTGCACGAGAAACTCGCTCGGCTGCCAGGGTGATGGCTTCGTGGAGCAACGCATCCGCGGCGGCAGGACACGTCTTGTGCATGGTCTTGAAGGCATCCTGATTTATTTCGAGCACGGTGCATTCTGCCACGGCAATGACGGAAACGGGCCGAGGCGAATCCTCCCAAAGTGCGGCCAATCCCATGATCGCTCCGGGCCCGAGTCGGCCCATGTCGTAGGTATCGACGCCTTGGGTTTTCGTCACTTCGACTTCACCTGAAATGAGCAAGAAACACGATTCTGCACGCGTACCTTGCACGAATATCGACGTGCCCGGAGAAACCGTCGATAACTTACCGAGCGCCACCGCGCGCTCGATATCGGTGTCGGAAACATTCTCCAATGCATGAACGACGCGCAGATCCTCAGCGTGAAATGGCACGAATTGCATCGTGCTTCGATTGGCACCATATTGCGGGAAATCCGCACTCCAAAGCGATCGTCCTACGTCGCTGGCGAAAGGCAAAAGGGCGCGCCCCAATGCTCGAATGGACGAAAAACGGTCTTCGGGGGCCAACGCCATGGCTCTGAGGACGAGCGCGTCGAAGGCCGGGGGAAGCGAGGGACGATATGCAGATGGGGGCTTGGCACCTCCTATTGCAATCGATCCGAGCAGCGCAGGCACGTTCGTGCCATCGTACGGCAAGCGTCTCGTTGCGACGAGATACAGCGTGATACCAATGGCATATTGATCGCTGCGCGCGTCGAAACGCGTCATTCCACCCGTGGCGACTTCGGGGGCGATGAATGCAGGCGTACCGACGATTTCCGTGGATGAGGTGACGGCTTGCATCATGCCGCTCGTGTCGAGTTTCGAAATGCCGAAATCGAGCAGCACAGGGTGTTCGCGCGGAGGTTTGCGCGCAATGAATATATTTTCGGGCTTGATGTCCCGGTGCAAAATGCCCGCATCGTGCGCCGCCGCAAGGGCCGACAGAATGGGGAGGAAAATGTCGGCAATGCGGTCGAGCGGCAGCTCGGATTGCGTATGCGAAAGCGTAAAAAGATCCTGCCCTTCGAGCAGATCCATCGCCAAAAATGGCATAGCTTGCTCGACCCCGATGTCGTGCACCGAAACGACGTGAGGATGCGCAAGTCGCGACGCAGCACGCGCTTCGATGACGAAACGCTGCACGACGTCGCTACGCAATGAAAACCATGGATGAAGGACTTTCAGGGCGACGCGCTTTTGCAAGTCCATGTGCAGCGCCTCGTACACCGCCGCCATGCCACCGGTCCCAATTCGCCGGACGATCAAGTAACGGCCGAACTTTTCGCCCGCAAGGAGCGTCCTCATCCCCTGTGAATCATGCGTTTCCATGGCTCACCACAGCATGCTCATTTTTTCGATTTCCGTGTCGACCTGCTTCTCGATGAGCCGCACGCGGCGCAAGAGACTGCGCAAAGAAACGGTGGCGAGCGCTCGGGCAGCAGCCGGCACGTTCTGCCGAAGCACACCGAGCGCGTCTTCGTTGAGCTCGAAGACGAGCGACGGAGCCGTGGCGCGCAGCGTCACCGTGCGAGGCGACGGGTCGAACAACGAAGCTTCGCCAATCACTTGACCTGGACCGAAACGACGAGCCAAGAGCGCTCCGCTTGCTTTGGACGTGGCGCTCAAGGTCCCTTCGGCGATGAGCAACATGCTCGAACCAGGATCCCCTTCGTCGAAGACGATGTCTCCAGGCGCGTATCCGCGGCCTTTGAAACACAGCGCCAACGCTTCGCGATCCGCATCGGACAAGGTTTCTAGAAACGGAAGCGATTTCAGTAGTTGCGGGTCGAGACGCATTGCAAACGAGCGATGCTAGCAGGGTCGTTCCTCCGCGCCCATCCCGCATCGCGGTCGTCCTCGCGACTTCATCGACACATCCGTACGTCGTAAACGTGGGACCAGTGCAACCTGCAGCGGTCCTTCGCGCTGCTGGTCACCAAGTGCATCTCGTCGATGCGCTCGCCGTGCAGGGCGCAACGCTCACGCTCGATGATGCTACGCACGTTCGTCTTGGCGCGTTGCTCGACGATGTGATCGCTCGCATCGATGCAGACACCGACGCTTCATCGGCATCCATCGCGTGATTCGATGCACGCGGACCCATTCGTACGAACTCGTAAGGTTCGTCCTGACCGTCCGATTGTCCTGGCTGATCCGTACCAGAGTGGTCGACACGTCGTCGACGCGCCTTCGTCCGGCGCCCTCGCCGCGTAACTGGAAGGCCGAGGGCGAGCGCGCTGCCGCCTTCGAACGGCTCGTGCGCGAAGGAGCATCGCAAGCGCCTTTCGTCGTGAATGGTTTGGACTCAAAGCATCTGCACCGTGAAAGAGTATTTACGCGACCAGGCGAATGCTCCATGCGAGCGCTTGCTCTCGCGCGTTTTGCCTGACCATTGCATTCGGAACGCCACTGCGATATGCGAGCGTCTCATCGAATTCGATTGTTCCGTCGACACCCATGGCGTCGATGGCCGACTCTTCGTCCGACATACGTTCTTCGACGGATCGAGCGAGCGCATCACGAATCGATTTGCCTCCAGCGGAAATGCAGAATGCGACGATTCGTTCGGATAACTCCGCGTGCGCCGCTTCGTCACGCGCGATGATGGCCAAGGTTTGTCGGATACGATCGTTCGTCGCCATTTGCGAAACCCGCAGCGCTTGCGCCGCGGCGGTGCCTTCGCCGACGCACCCGTCCCAGAAAGATTCGAGGGCGAGGCGCTCGAGGAGTGCCATGCGATCGACATCCTTGGCGGTAGGAACTTCGGGTTCGAGCGCGATGACGTCAAAGGGCAAGTATTGATTGGTGATGGTCGCACATAGCTCGGTGTGATGAGCCTCCTCCGCGGCACTGCGCAATGCGTGTCGAATGAGCGATTCGGGAGCCCCTGCCCGCGCGAGATCGCGCGCGATGGCGAAAAACGCCGGAATGGACGCACATTCTGCCCGCGTATCTCGAGCCCAATGGGAAGCAAGGCGGCGGCGCGTATGGACGTCCATCGAAGTGACACGATGACGGGACGCATTGGGATCTGCGCGCCGTATGCGCAGCGACCCGAGAATCGGTTCTGCATCCATCTCGGAACGCAACGGACGACCTCCGGTATTAATCGGACAACGGTACACAAAGCAGGGTCCAGGAGCACGAAATTCCCAGCCCAGCGTCAATTCATTTTTCACTTCTCTTTTGAATCCAATGCTTCCGCGAACGACCGGGCCATGCTCGAAAAGCAGAGCATTGAATTGTGGAGAAAAACCAATGTGCAAACCAAGCCCACCCGAATCGTATTTGCCGCTCGAATCGGGCTCCTGGAATACATCACGCTTGGCCGCATCGGGCCAGCGATAGCCGGTACGATACGTGAGCCCCAATTCGGCGTCCGCATTGACGATTCTAGAAAAGACAGGTCCGCCGTGCGCCCCAAAGGCGAATCGGCCGGCGCCACCGCGTAACCAGCTCGCCTGAAGAAATGGCCCCGCTCCGTAATAGCCAATTGCAGTCGATGTCGTGTCTTCCACGAAATAAGAGTACCGCAAATCAGCGCCAACACCGAATGCAGGCCGCGCACCTACGGAAAAGGACAACGTGAGGCCCAGGTTGACACCGTGATAACCTTGGGTCTCCGCGGCAAACGATGTCGACGGCGCGAGCATGACGCCTCCTGCGATGGCAAGAGCGCTCGAGCTGCTCACGATGCTGGGCATAAATGACTTCATGACGAACTCCTTGGATTTTGAAGTTATGCGAATGATCGGGCTTGCACCTAACCATCACTTTATTGCAACGAGGATGCCACGTCAGGTGAGACCGCTTTTCGGCCGGTCATTGCGACCCATCACTCGAAGAGCATCTTGGTGTTGGCTCAATCGAGCCCAAAGATGATTGATCGTTTGATCCAATTTGGTTCAGTTGATGCAATCGGAGGGGGCGGCATCGAAGGGTCGGGGGCGTTGCTGGGCGCGACCGGGTAGACTCTCGCTTCTCCTGCCTCCGAAAAGCGCGTAGGGTGCGCTCCGTCGGCGCGATGTCGCGCGCATCGGAGGATATTGGTGAACATGCAGGCTTCTCTCGTGCGGGCGCTGATCATTTCGCCCGTCGTCCTGGTCTTCTTC
This genomic window from Polyangiaceae bacterium contains:
- a CDS encoding DUF3556 domain-containing protein, translated to MGLLDPIPPPYDPLEWIKRPFAERARMACESWALQGYGTPLAIYLVYALKVVLYIGGWAFFCGFTPGLGELQTIDSWWLDPVAFQKAILWSMLFEVLGLGCGSGPLTGRYYPPIGGFLYFLRPGTTKLPVFEQVPIISGTRRSLLDVAFYAAAIICLVRALVSKTPGLEEFLPIVALFPILGVLDKTIFIAARGEHYWTTLLCFAFANQWIAGAKAVQLALWFWAGVSKLSAHFPTVVAVMTSNGPFTRAAWIRRRMYRHFPDDLRPSRLAVWMAHGGTLLELAVPLVLIWSPGGTSLVVGMVLMLMLHGYITSNVPMGVPIEWNFMVVYGGFALFWAHPDVTIMDVGPWPLGVFLLFALVGIPLLGNLVPSAVSFLFAMRYYAGNWAYGIWLFRDGSHRKLEKVTKSSQWVYDQLDRFYDRRTSVGLVGKVFAFRLMHLHGRALSVLLPKAVDRFEDYEYVDGEIIAGMVLGYNFGDGHLHNEQLLRAVQEQCQFDAGELRCVFVEAQPLGRQTLEWRIHDAKTGLLEKGSLDARQLELRQPWESKAGDAAANSIAST
- a CDS encoding protein kinase, which produces METHDSQGMRTLLAGEKFGRYLIVRRIGTGGMAAVYEALHMDLQKRVALKVLHPWFSLRSDVVQRFVIEARAASRLAHPHVVSVHDIGVEQAMPFLAMDLLEGQDLFTLSHTQSELPLDRIADIFLPILSALAAAHDAGILHRDIKPENIFIARKPPREHPVLLDFGISKLDTSGMMQAVTSSTEIVGTPAFIAPEVATGGMTRFDARSDQYAIGITLYLVATRRLPYDGTNVPALLGSIAIGGAKPPSAYRPSLPPAFDALVLRAMALAPEDRFSSIRALGRALLPFASDVGRSLWSADFPQYGANRSTMQFVPFHAEDLRVVHALENVSDTDIERAVALGKLSTVSPGTSIFVQGTRAESCFLLISGEVEVTKTQGVDTYDMGRLGPGAIMGLAALWEDSPRPVSVIAVAECTVLEINQDAFKTMHKTCPAAADALLHEAITLAAERVSRANRKSMTPPPAALDHDKQREALVRLSAAIREWSIPMS
- a CDS encoding cyclic nucleotide-binding domain-containing protein, whose product is MRLDPQLLKSLPFLETLSDADREALALCFKGRGYAPGDIVFDEGDPGSSMLLIAEGTLSATSKASGALLARRFGPGQVIGEASLFDPSPRTVTLRATAPSLVFELNEDALGVLRQNVPAAARALATVSLRSLLRRVRLIEKQVDTEIEKMSMLW